From a single Vicugna pacos chromosome 4, VicPac4, whole genome shotgun sequence genomic region:
- the LOC140695951 gene encoding NUT family member 2G-like isoform X1 — protein MALQKASPLLGTDVLLSTGAPLSPFMALPSPPPAPGPQHRPPWEQHLPPSLTPSFPPGTTLLLPAFPTTPLVATGGQVPTATGPCNIPVYVRSEVRPTEFPPMQSFVLPPGTVTWGAPGALSGTTCPAPQSLAPQVTTPAVGVTQAGTGGWAPGRPSQAPPPPVQLAPSMPPINTGPWPPGASRDGSLAPSQSQPPQDDSFSCNNIYKHYRRWQRFKSLARRHLPQSPDAQALFCFVIPVLRSLARLKPTMTLEEGLRQAEQEWERTSNFDRMNYYEMAAKFKEFEAEDEMQPQHLQCMKGVQGLPPPAPPKLEPWGPPAPKVGPQPGTHVPTAAEHKASVPMKASPTARINHPQPDRSWLSPETKEPEEIPLEALSEYEDTLEELLGPVLSATGEPEAACPEDGTYPDPGLLSYMDQLCSQEDFVSKVEDIIHPQFLVGLLSPESQLDPLALAEKLEQEEGLTLEELVQKPLLTLNEELGESDVTQDAQRRDHGPQLGVSDEESPPETESKEPATSSGTESGLLRPKLYMHSPGHEAFPTCQAGQPLSAPQGQRRTAPSLGPRDASTVRETSPLREDAGPGPGGGSSEDKEEVPSLDFILATQYCLMPWGGKSHSSAPGPLRFLCPGVQGARQGPSPQRIGPSAAPPPAARPRKRDLCGGQGSDDKLPQPKPDLGISGTPALPPGLVRPSQPKKRRCDPSVGGSGRRRRKRHCNK, from the exons ATGGCTTTACAAAAAG CATCTCCACTGCTGGGAACGGATGTGCTCCTGAGCACTGGTGCCCCCCTGTCTCCATTCATGGcacttccctctcccccacccgcTCCTGGCCCCCAACACCGGCCACCCTGGGAGCAGCACCTGCCACCCTCCTTGACCCCATCGTTCCCTCCTGGCACCACCCTGCTGCTGCCAGCTTTCCCCACGACACCTTTGGTGGCTACTGGTGGCCAGGTCCCCACTGCCACTGGGCCTTGCAACATCCCTGTCTACGTAAGATCGGAAGTGAGGCCAACAGAGTTCCCTCCGATGCAGAGCTTCGTTCTCCCTCCAGGGACTGTCACCTGGGGTGCACCAGGGGCCCTCAGTGGGACTACTTGCCCTGCTCCCCAATCCTTAGCACCCCAAGTGACCACCCCAGCTGTTGGGGTAACTCAGGCTGGCACGGGAGGCTgggcccccggccgtccctctcaAGCTCCACCACCACCTGTACAGCTGGCCCCCAGCATGCCCCCCATCAACACCGGGCCATGGCCACCTGGCGCATCCAGGGACGGGAGTCTGGCCCCCTCCCAGTCTCAGCCACCTCAGGATGACTCCTTTAGCTGCAACAACATCTACAAGCACTACCGGCGTTGGCAGCGCTTCAAGAGCCTGGCCCGGAGGCACCTTCCCCAGAGCCCTGATGCACAAGCTCTCTTCTGCTTTGTCAT CCCAGTGCTTCGATCCCTGGCCCGACTCAAGCCCACCATGACGCTGGAGGAGGGACTGCGGCAGGCCGAGCAGGAATGGGAGCGCACAAGCAACTTCGACCGCATGAATTACTATGAGATGGCAGCAAA GTTCAAGGAGTTTGAGGCTGAGGATGAAATGCAGCCTCAGCACTTGCAGTGTATGAAGGGGGTGCAgggcctgcctcctccagccccaccgaAGCTGGAACCGTGGGGGCCCCCAGCCCCAAAGGTGGGCCCACAGCCAGGCACCCACGTGCCCACTGCAGCTGAACACAAAG CCTCCGTGCCCATGAAGGCCAGCCCCACGGCCAGAATCAACCACCCACAGCCAGACAGATCCTGGCTGTCCCCAGAGACCAAGGAACCCGAGGAGATTCCCCTTGAGGCTCTCAGCGAGTATGAGGACACCTTGGAGGAGCTGCTGGGGCCTGTCCTCTCAGCCACTGGGGAGCCAGAAGCAGCATGCCCTGAGGACGGGACCTACCCGGACCCGGGTCTCCTGAGCTACATGGACCAGCTGTGTTCCCAGGAAGACTTTGTCTccaag GTGGAGGACATCATTCACCCTCAGTTCCTGGTGGGTTTACTTTCCCCAGAGTCACAGCTGGATCCCTTGGCACTGGCTGAGAAGTTAGAACAGGAGGAAGGACTCACCCTTGAAGAG CTGGTGCAGAAACCACTCCTGACCCTGAACGAGGAGTTGGGTGAGTCTGATGTCACCCAAGATGCCCAGAGGCGTGACCACGGCCCCCAGCTAGGGGTCAGCGATGAAGAAAGCCCACCAGAGACTGAGTCCAAGGAACCTGCGACCAGCAGCGGAACAGAGAGTGGCCTCCTCAGACCCAAACTCTATATGCACTCTCCAGGACATGAGGCTTTCCCTACATGCCAGGCTGGACagcccctctctgctccccagggTCAGAGGCGCACTGCACCGAGCCTGGGACCCAGGGACGCCTCAACTGTCAGAGAGACCTCTCCTCTTAGGGAGGacgcagggccagggccagggggtGGGTCCAGTGAGGACAAAGAGGAGGTTCCCAGTCTGGACTTTATCTTGGCCACTCAGTACTGCCTCATGCCCTGGGGAGGGAAGTCccacagctctgccccagggcccttgagaTTTCTCTGCCCTGGAGTTCAGGGGGCTCGCCAAGGCCCCTCCCCTCAGAGGATCGGACCTAGCGCAGCTCCTCCACCAGCTGCCAGACCTAGGAAGCGGGATCTGTGTGGAGGCCAGGGGTCTGATGACAAGCTGCCCCAGCCCAAGCCTGACCTCGGGATCTCTGGGACGCCAGCCTTGCCTCCGGGGCTGGTGCGCCCCTCACAACCGAAAAAGAGGAGGTGTGACCCATCTGTtggagggagtgggaggaggaggagaaagaggcactgCAACAAGTAA
- the LOC140695951 gene encoding NUT family member 2G-like isoform X2 — protein sequence MALPSPPPAPGPQHRPPWEQHLPPSLTPSFPPGTTLLLPAFPTTPLVATGGQVPTATGPCNIPVYVRSEVRPTEFPPMQSFVLPPGTVTWGAPGALSGTTCPAPQSLAPQVTTPAVGVTQAGTGGWAPGRPSQAPPPPVQLAPSMPPINTGPWPPGASRDGSLAPSQSQPPQDDSFSCNNIYKHYRRWQRFKSLARRHLPQSPDAQALFCFVIPVLRSLARLKPTMTLEEGLRQAEQEWERTSNFDRMNYYEMAAKFKEFEAEDEMQPQHLQCMKGVQGLPPPAPPKLEPWGPPAPKVGPQPGTHVPTAAEHKASVPMKASPTARINHPQPDRSWLSPETKEPEEIPLEALSEYEDTLEELLGPVLSATGEPEAACPEDGTYPDPGLLSYMDQLCSQEDFVSKVEDIIHPQFLVGLLSPESQLDPLALAEKLEQEEGLTLEELVQKPLLTLNEELGESDVTQDAQRRDHGPQLGVSDEESPPETESKEPATSSGTESGLLRPKLYMHSPGHEAFPTCQAGQPLSAPQGQRRTAPSLGPRDASTVRETSPLREDAGPGPGGGSSEDKEEVPSLDFILATQYCLMPWGGKSHSSAPGPLRFLCPGVQGARQGPSPQRIGPSAAPPPAARPRKRDLCGGQGSDDKLPQPKPDLGISGTPALPPGLVRPSQPKKRRCDPSVGGSGRRRRKRHCNK from the exons ATGGcacttccctctcccccacccgcTCCTGGCCCCCAACACCGGCCACCCTGGGAGCAGCACCTGCCACCCTCCTTGACCCCATCGTTCCCTCCTGGCACCACCCTGCTGCTGCCAGCTTTCCCCACGACACCTTTGGTGGCTACTGGTGGCCAGGTCCCCACTGCCACTGGGCCTTGCAACATCCCTGTCTACGTAAGATCGGAAGTGAGGCCAACAGAGTTCCCTCCGATGCAGAGCTTCGTTCTCCCTCCAGGGACTGTCACCTGGGGTGCACCAGGGGCCCTCAGTGGGACTACTTGCCCTGCTCCCCAATCCTTAGCACCCCAAGTGACCACCCCAGCTGTTGGGGTAACTCAGGCTGGCACGGGAGGCTgggcccccggccgtccctctcaAGCTCCACCACCACCTGTACAGCTGGCCCCCAGCATGCCCCCCATCAACACCGGGCCATGGCCACCTGGCGCATCCAGGGACGGGAGTCTGGCCCCCTCCCAGTCTCAGCCACCTCAGGATGACTCCTTTAGCTGCAACAACATCTACAAGCACTACCGGCGTTGGCAGCGCTTCAAGAGCCTGGCCCGGAGGCACCTTCCCCAGAGCCCTGATGCACAAGCTCTCTTCTGCTTTGTCAT CCCAGTGCTTCGATCCCTGGCCCGACTCAAGCCCACCATGACGCTGGAGGAGGGACTGCGGCAGGCCGAGCAGGAATGGGAGCGCACAAGCAACTTCGACCGCATGAATTACTATGAGATGGCAGCAAA GTTCAAGGAGTTTGAGGCTGAGGATGAAATGCAGCCTCAGCACTTGCAGTGTATGAAGGGGGTGCAgggcctgcctcctccagccccaccgaAGCTGGAACCGTGGGGGCCCCCAGCCCCAAAGGTGGGCCCACAGCCAGGCACCCACGTGCCCACTGCAGCTGAACACAAAG CCTCCGTGCCCATGAAGGCCAGCCCCACGGCCAGAATCAACCACCCACAGCCAGACAGATCCTGGCTGTCCCCAGAGACCAAGGAACCCGAGGAGATTCCCCTTGAGGCTCTCAGCGAGTATGAGGACACCTTGGAGGAGCTGCTGGGGCCTGTCCTCTCAGCCACTGGGGAGCCAGAAGCAGCATGCCCTGAGGACGGGACCTACCCGGACCCGGGTCTCCTGAGCTACATGGACCAGCTGTGTTCCCAGGAAGACTTTGTCTccaag GTGGAGGACATCATTCACCCTCAGTTCCTGGTGGGTTTACTTTCCCCAGAGTCACAGCTGGATCCCTTGGCACTGGCTGAGAAGTTAGAACAGGAGGAAGGACTCACCCTTGAAGAG CTGGTGCAGAAACCACTCCTGACCCTGAACGAGGAGTTGGGTGAGTCTGATGTCACCCAAGATGCCCAGAGGCGTGACCACGGCCCCCAGCTAGGGGTCAGCGATGAAGAAAGCCCACCAGAGACTGAGTCCAAGGAACCTGCGACCAGCAGCGGAACAGAGAGTGGCCTCCTCAGACCCAAACTCTATATGCACTCTCCAGGACATGAGGCTTTCCCTACATGCCAGGCTGGACagcccctctctgctccccagggTCAGAGGCGCACTGCACCGAGCCTGGGACCCAGGGACGCCTCAACTGTCAGAGAGACCTCTCCTCTTAGGGAGGacgcagggccagggccagggggtGGGTCCAGTGAGGACAAAGAGGAGGTTCCCAGTCTGGACTTTATCTTGGCCACTCAGTACTGCCTCATGCCCTGGGGAGGGAAGTCccacagctctgccccagggcccttgagaTTTCTCTGCCCTGGAGTTCAGGGGGCTCGCCAAGGCCCCTCCCCTCAGAGGATCGGACCTAGCGCAGCTCCTCCACCAGCTGCCAGACCTAGGAAGCGGGATCTGTGTGGAGGCCAGGGGTCTGATGACAAGCTGCCCCAGCCCAAGCCTGACCTCGGGATCTCTGGGACGCCAGCCTTGCCTCCGGGGCTGGTGCGCCCCTCACAACCGAAAAAGAGGAGGTGTGACCCATCTGTtggagggagtgggaggaggaggagaaagaggcactgCAACAAGTAA